The Lichenibacterium dinghuense genome includes a region encoding these proteins:
- a CDS encoding AraC family transcriptional regulator: MTVLDVPGMPRAMRPDPVHLRFGPDTHPPDERVEAWRSALGFSHDMMVAPEDRADFRASFDGHHLGSILLADMRSGPHTAVRDKAHIARHALDAVALDVFVEGGLVGRVGTHNVAVGPGDALLLDLRDTMHIDVAEHRCVTLVVPRPLFTERVKRAGAVGGRMLAAGTPEARLLAGQLLHLLNVAADLSEALAEAAGLAALDLLAACLAPRPGRRKRESQRKDRAPELARVERFIERNIAKTDLGPEAVCAHFRLSRTALYRLIQPLGGVAAVAHRHRTLAAHRLLTSEWGRDLAIDEVARRCGFGTGQSLRRAMADAYGASPREIRKAAVVLDDAPPPVDPETSAWVDADFTHTAP; the protein is encoded by the coding sequence TTGACCGTTCTTGACGTGCCCGGCATGCCGCGAGCCATGCGCCCCGACCCCGTCCACCTCCGCTTCGGACCCGACACGCACCCGCCCGACGAGCGCGTCGAGGCGTGGCGCTCAGCCCTCGGCTTCTCGCACGACATGATGGTCGCGCCCGAGGACCGCGCCGACTTCCGGGCCAGCTTCGACGGCCACCACCTCGGCTCCATCCTGCTCGCCGACATGCGCTCGGGGCCGCACACCGCCGTGCGCGACAAGGCCCACATCGCTCGCCATGCCCTCGACGCAGTCGCGCTCGACGTGTTCGTCGAGGGCGGGCTCGTCGGTCGCGTCGGCACCCACAACGTCGCGGTCGGGCCGGGCGACGCCCTGCTGCTCGACTTGCGCGACACCATGCACATCGACGTGGCCGAGCACCGCTGCGTGACGCTGGTGGTGCCCCGGCCGCTCTTCACCGAACGGGTGAAGCGCGCCGGGGCGGTCGGCGGGCGCATGCTGGCGGCCGGCACGCCCGAGGCCCGGCTGCTCGCGGGGCAGCTCCTGCACCTGCTCAATGTCGCGGCGGACCTGTCCGAGGCGCTGGCCGAGGCGGCGGGGCTGGCGGCGCTCGACCTGCTCGCGGCCTGTCTCGCACCCCGGCCCGGCCGCCGGAAGCGCGAAAGCCAGCGGAAGGACCGTGCCCCCGAGTTGGCGCGCGTCGAGCGGTTCATCGAGCGCAACATCGCGAAGACGGACCTCGGCCCCGAGGCGGTGTGCGCTCACTTCCGACTGTCGCGCACAGCGCTGTACCGCCTGATCCAGCCGCTCGGCGGCGTGGCGGCCGTGGCGCATCGACACCGCACCCTCGCGGCGCATCGGCTGCTCACCTCGGAATGGGGCCGTGATCTCGCCATCGACGAGGTGGCGCGCCGCTGCGGCTTCGGTACGGGGCAGTCGCTGCGACGGGCGATGGCGGACGCCTATGGGGCCTCCCCGCGGGAGATCCGAAAGGCGGCCGTGGTGCTCGACGACGCGCCACCGCCGGTTGACCCCGAGACGTCGGCCTGGGTGGACGCCGACTTCACCCATACGGCCCCGTGA
- a CDS encoding DUF6894 family protein translates to MPRFHFCVHNGREALDEEGIDLPDVRTARTEAVRLAGGMLLDQASLVHDDGAWYLSVTDGYGRPLVRVDVNVVDLLTVQ, encoded by the coding sequence ATGCCTCGCTTTCACTTTTGCGTCCACAACGGCAGAGAAGCGTTGGACGAAGAAGGCATCGATCTCCCCGACGTTCGAACCGCGCGAACCGAAGCCGTTCGACTGGCCGGGGGCATGCTGCTCGATCAAGCGTCTTTGGTGCACGATGATGGAGCATGGTATCTGTCCGTGACGGACGGATATGGCAGGCCGCTGGTGCGCGTCGATGTGAACGTCGTCGACCTGCTGACGGTCCAGTGA